Proteins encoded by one window of Panicum virgatum strain AP13 chromosome 7N, P.virgatum_v5, whole genome shotgun sequence:
- the LOC120682112 gene encoding rho GTPase-activating protein 5-like isoform X1, producing the protein MAPFQMRFGLQISPPRSDEEEDDDEEDEEEEYDHEMESEGTASPPMTMLRAGRGGGAGGGLVGAVAGALRRSLVMCSAGAVGGEDDDEEEEDSEGERRGIEIGRPTDVRHVSHVTFDRFGGFLGLPGVPADLEPDVPRRTPSASVSVFGVSPTSLQCSYDQRGNSVPTILLMMQRKLYIRDGLKIEGIFRINAENSEEVNVRDQLNSGVIPDEVDLHCLAGLIKAWFRELPAGVLDALTPEQVMHCNTEEECALLASMLPPVEAALLDWAINLMADVVEHESHNKMSARNIAMVFAPNMTQMADPLTALIHAVQVMNFLKTLILKTLKERKEAAGAVQALQSCSGSANDQDEAQMSEHLEKPSVLYSQKDFDFPMIDKATPVQVLGADNALHHYSKSRSSEPKFGIDMDHKKSHSDVSSHGKDLDNRVNGSGREFGNRNAEGLFDRFSFRKGVEKLCRHPVFQLSRSMKKSADVVFDAPREARQAWV; encoded by the exons ATGGCGCCGTTCCAGATGCGGTTCGGGCTCCAGATCTCCCCTCCGCGctccgacgaggaggaggacgacgacgaagaggacgaggaggaagagTACGACCACGAGATGGAGAGCGAGGGGacggcctcgccgccgatgaCGATGCTgcgggcaggccggggaggggGAGCGGGGGGAGGGCTGGTGGGCGCGGTGGCCGGGGCGCTGCGGAGGTCGCTGGTCATGtgcagcgccggcgccgtcgggggcgaggacgacgacgaggaggaggaggacagcgagggggagaggagggggatcGAGATTGGGCGGCCCACGGACGTGCGCCACGTCTCCCACGTCACCTTCGACCGCTTCGGCGGCTTCCTCGGCCTCCCCGGCGTCCCCGCCGACCTCGAGCCCGACGTGCCGCGGCGCACGCCCAGCGCCAG TGTTAGTGTATTTGGGGTTTCACCTACCTCTCTGCAATGTTCATATGATCAAAGAGGGAACAGTGTGCCCACAATACTGTTAATGATGCAGAGGAAGTTATATATTCGTGATGGACTTAAG ATTGAAGGTATCTTCAGGATCAATGCAGAAAACAGTGAGGAAGTCAATGTCAGGGACCAATTAAACAGTGGAGTGATTCCAGATGAAGTTGACTTGCACTGCCTTGCTGGGTTGATAAAG GCATGGTTTCGGGAACTTCCTGCAGGAGTATTGGACGCACTGACACCAGAACAAGTAATGCACTGCAACACGGAAGAGGAATGTGCCCTCCTTGCTTCGATGCTACCACCAGTGGAAGCAGCACTACTTGATTGGGCTATCAATCTGATGGCTGATGTTGTAGAGCATGAAAGCCACAACAAGATGAGTGCCCGTAACATCGCGATGGTTTTTGCACCCAATATGACTCAG ATGGCCGATCCGTTAACCGCCCTGATACATGCAGTTCAGGTGATGAATTTCCTCAAGACTTTAATCTTGAAGACTTTAAAGGAACGGAAGGAGGCGGCTGGAGCAGTTCAGGCATTGCAATCATGCTCTGGTTCCGCAAATGACCAAGATGAAGCTCAGATGTCTGAGCATTTGGAGAAACCTTCAGTTCTTTACAGTCAGAAAGACTTTGATTTTCCCATGATTGATAAGGCCACTCCTGTTCAAGTCCTTGGAGCTGATAATGCTCTCCATCATTACTCAAAGAGCCGTTCCAGTGAGCCAAAGTTTGGAATTGACATGGACCACAAGAAAAGCCACAGTGACGTTTCCTCTCATGGCAAAGATTTGGATAACCGAGTCAACGGTTCTGGAAGAGAATTTGGTAACAGAAATGCGGAAGGCTTGTTCGACAGATTTAGTTTTAGGAAAGGGGTTGAGAAGCTTTGCAGGCATCCCGTGTTTCAATTGAGTAGGTCCATGAAGAAATCTGCAGATGTGGTCTTTGATGCACCCAGAGAAGCAAGACAAGCCTGGGTATGA
- the LOC120682348 gene encoding ubiquitin recognition factor in ER-associated degradation protein 1-like isoform X1 yields the protein MRTMAIRLSKRTVVIQHPSLISHTWKLVTKVSVGGSLSCLSFVQAQLICHTLDIVLLMSNAVIMPPSALDRLASLHIEYPMLFELHNDAAQRISHSGVLEFVAEEGMIIMPYWMMQNMLLQEGDTVRVKNATLPKGTYVKLQPHTTDFLDISNPKAILEKTLRNFSCLTTGDSIMVAYNNKQYYIDIVETKPASAVSIIETDCEVDFAPPLDYKEPEKPQQPTVPASKATAEGGDTVVEDEPKFKPFTGSRKRLDGKASKLQASEVSSSARPVPSDSNKRSNQQTSAPGTSGASNSTRQKTGKLVFGSSASNNKEPQKAPAKEEEPPKKDEPKFQAFSGKSYSLKR from the exons ATGCGTACCATGGCAATACGTTTGAGCAAACGTACCGTTGTTATCCAGCATCCTTCTTTGATAAG CCACACCTGGAAGTTGGTGACAAAGGTAAGTGTTGGAGGTAGTTTGTCTTGTCTTTCTTTTGTTCAAGCACAGTTAATATGTCATACACTTGATATTGTATTGCTGATGTCAAATGCAGTAATAATGCCACCATCTGCCCTTGATCGCCTGG CTTCCCTCCACATCGAGTACCCAATGCTATTTGAACTGCACAATGATGCAGCTCAACGGATTTCACACTCTGGTGTTTTGGAGTTTGTGGCAGAAGAAGGCATGATCATCATGCCCTACTGG ATGATGCAAAACATGCTTCTTCAAGAGGGTGACACTGTCCGTGTGAAAAACGCCACCCTTCCCAAGGGTACATATGTGAAGTTGCAACCTCACACTACTGATTTTCTGGACATCTCAAATCCAAAAGCTAT CCTGGAGAAAACTCTCAGAAATTTCTCCTGTTTAACTACGGGAGACAGCATCATGGTGGCTTACAATAACAAACAGTATTATATTGATATTGTTGAAACAAAGCCTGCTTCAGCTGTTAGCATCATCGAGACAGACTGTGAAGTGGATTTTGCTCCTCCCCTTGACTACAAAGAACCTGAGAAACCACAGCAGCCTACAGTTCCTGCCAGCAAGGCAACTGCTGAAG GTGGAGATACTGTAGTCGAAGATGAACCAAAATTCAAACCATTTACTGGTTCCAGAAAGCGGTTGGATGGTAAAGCCTCAAAACTACAAGCATCTGAGGTTTCATCCAGTGCACGTCCTGTTCCCTCAGATTCAAACAAAAGATCAAATCAGCAAACATCTGCACCCGGAACTTCTGGAGCTAGCAATTCCACTCGTCAGAAAACAGGAAAGCTTGTTTTTGGTTCAAGTGCAAGCAACAATAAAGAACCACAAAAG GCTCCTGCTAAAGAGGAGGAACCCCCGAAGAAGGACGAGCCCAAGTTTCAAGCTTTTAGTGGGAAGAGCTACTCCTTGAAACGTTAG
- the LOC120682112 gene encoding rho GTPase-activating protein 5-like isoform X2 yields the protein MAPFQMRFGLQISPPRSDEEEDDDEEDEEEEYDHEMESEGTASPPMTMLRAGRGGGAGGGLVGAVAGALRRSLVMCSAGAVGGEDDDEEEEDSEGERRGIEIGRPTDVRHVSHVTFDRFGGFLGLPGVPADLEPDVPRRTPSASVSVFGVSPTSLQCSYDQRGNSVPTILLMMQRKLYIRDGLKIEGIFRINAENSEEVNVRDQLNSGVIPDEVDLHCLAGLIKAWFRELPAGVLDALTPEQVMHCNTEEECALLASMLPPVEAALLDWAINLMADVVEHESHNKMSARNIAMVFAPNMTQMADPLTALIHAVQVMNFLKTLILKTLKERKEAAGAVQALQSCSGSANDQDEAQMSEHLEKPSVLYSQKDFDFPMIDNALHHYSKSRSSEPKFGIDMDHKKSHSDVSSHGKDLDNRVNGSGREFGNRNAEGLFDRFSFRKGVEKLCRHPVFQLSRSMKKSADVVFDAPREARQAWV from the exons ATGGCGCCGTTCCAGATGCGGTTCGGGCTCCAGATCTCCCCTCCGCGctccgacgaggaggaggacgacgacgaagaggacgaggaggaagagTACGACCACGAGATGGAGAGCGAGGGGacggcctcgccgccgatgaCGATGCTgcgggcaggccggggaggggGAGCGGGGGGAGGGCTGGTGGGCGCGGTGGCCGGGGCGCTGCGGAGGTCGCTGGTCATGtgcagcgccggcgccgtcgggggcgaggacgacgacgaggaggaggaggacagcgagggggagaggagggggatcGAGATTGGGCGGCCCACGGACGTGCGCCACGTCTCCCACGTCACCTTCGACCGCTTCGGCGGCTTCCTCGGCCTCCCCGGCGTCCCCGCCGACCTCGAGCCCGACGTGCCGCGGCGCACGCCCAGCGCCAG TGTTAGTGTATTTGGGGTTTCACCTACCTCTCTGCAATGTTCATATGATCAAAGAGGGAACAGTGTGCCCACAATACTGTTAATGATGCAGAGGAAGTTATATATTCGTGATGGACTTAAG ATTGAAGGTATCTTCAGGATCAATGCAGAAAACAGTGAGGAAGTCAATGTCAGGGACCAATTAAACAGTGGAGTGATTCCAGATGAAGTTGACTTGCACTGCCTTGCTGGGTTGATAAAG GCATGGTTTCGGGAACTTCCTGCAGGAGTATTGGACGCACTGACACCAGAACAAGTAATGCACTGCAACACGGAAGAGGAATGTGCCCTCCTTGCTTCGATGCTACCACCAGTGGAAGCAGCACTACTTGATTGGGCTATCAATCTGATGGCTGATGTTGTAGAGCATGAAAGCCACAACAAGATGAGTGCCCGTAACATCGCGATGGTTTTTGCACCCAATATGACTCAG ATGGCCGATCCGTTAACCGCCCTGATACATGCAGTTCAGGTGATGAATTTCCTCAAGACTTTAATCTTGAAGACTTTAAAGGAACGGAAGGAGGCGGCTGGAGCAGTTCAGGCATTGCAATCATGCTCTGGTTCCGCAAATGACCAAGATGAAGCTCAGATGTCTGAGCATTTGGAGAAACCTTCAGTTCTTTACAGTCAGAAAGACTTTGATTTTCCCATGAT TGATAATGCTCTCCATCATTACTCAAAGAGCCGTTCCAGTGAGCCAAAGTTTGGAATTGACATGGACCACAAGAAAAGCCACAGTGACGTTTCCTCTCATGGCAAAGATTTGGATAACCGAGTCAACGGTTCTGGAAGAGAATTTGGTAACAGAAATGCGGAAGGCTTGTTCGACAGATTTAGTTTTAGGAAAGGGGTTGAGAAGCTTTGCAGGCATCCCGTGTTTCAATTGAGTAGGTCCATGAAGAAATCTGCAGATGTGGTCTTTGATGCACCCAGAGAAGCAAGACAAGCCTGGGTATGA
- the LOC120680661 gene encoding GDSL esterase/lipase At5g41890-like, whose protein sequence is MALSRAIYCSSVLIAALQLVVPLSAVVPHALFIFGDSLVDAGNNDYLVTLSKANAPPYGVDFTFSGGEPTGRFTNGMTIADIMGEALGQKSLAPPYLAPNSSAAMASSGINYGSGSSGIFDDTGSFYIGRIPLRQQIDYFEKTKAQILESMGKEAATDFFKKALFVIAAGSNDILEYVSPSVPFFGREKPEPSSFQDALASNLTFYLKRLNELGARKFVVSDVGPLGCIPYVRALEFMPAGECSASANRVTECYNKKLKRMVERMNQETGPESKFVYTNTYDIVMEIIQNYRQYGFDNALDPCCGGSFPPFLCIGIANSSSSLCSDRSKSVFWDAFHPTEAANLIVAGKLLDGDAAAASPINVRELFQYEHK, encoded by the exons ATGGCTCTGTCCCGTGCCATCTACTGCTCCTCTGTCCTCATTGCCGCACTGCAGCTTGTTGTTCCTTTATCTGCAGTAGTGCCTCATGCTCTCTTCATCTTTGGAGACTCCCTTGTCGACGCAGGCAACAATGACTATCTTGTGACCCTTTCCAAGGCCAATGCGCCACCGTATGGAGTCGATTTCACATTCTCTGGTGGTGAGCCAACCGGAAGGTTCACAAATGGGATGACCATTGCAGATATCATGG GTGAAGCCTTGGGGCAGAAATCTCTGGCCCCACCCTACTTGGCCCCAAATTCAAGTGCTGCGATGGCGAGCAGTGGGATCAACTATGGCTCTGGTTCTTCTGGCATATTTGACGATACTGGTTCTTTTTAT ATTGGAAGGATTCCGCTACGACAGCAAATTGACTACTTTGAAAAGACCAAGGCACAGATACTGGAGAGCATGGGCAAGGAAGCTGCAACAGATTTCTTCAAGAAGGCGCTCTTCGTTATAGCAGCAGGATCCAATGATATTCTGGAGTATGTTTCACCTTCAGTGCCATTCTTTGGACGAGAGAAGCCTGAACCTTCATCCTTTCAGGATGCACTGGCTTCCAATCTGACATTTTATCTGAAG AGGCTGAATGAACTGGGGGCTAGGAAGTTTGTTGTGTCCGATGTCGGGCCGCTCGGCTGCATACCATACGTTCGTGCTCTGGAGTTCATGCCTGCAGGGGAGTGTTCAGCGTCTGCAAATCGAGTCACCGAATGTTACAACAAGAAATTGAAAAGGATGGTCGAAAGGATGAACCAGGAAACGGGTCCGGAGAGTAAATTCGTCTACACGAACACGTACGACATCGTGATGGAGATCATTCAGAACTACCGGCAGTATG GTTTCGACAACGCGCTGGACccgtgctgcggcggcagctTCCCTCCGTTCCTCTGCATCGGCATCGCAAACTCCAGCTCGTCGCTGTGCAGCGACCGCTCCAAGTCCGTGTTCTGGGACGCGTTCCACCCGACGGAGGCCGCCAACCTCATCGTCGCCGGCAAGCTCCTCGacggggacgccgccgcggcgtcccccATCAACGTCCGCGAGCTGTTCCAGTACGAGCACAAGTGA
- the LOC120682204 gene encoding probable inactive leucine-rich repeat receptor kinase XIAO produces MPPSRSLFLLLMLALAAAQAQPPAAPPVARTAGVRAEIDALLAFRRGVRDPYGAMSGWDAASPSAPCSWRGVACAPGGVGGRVVELQLPRLRLSGPISPELGSLPYLERLSLRSNDLSGAIPATLARVTSLRAVFLQSNSLAGPIPQSFLANLTNLDTFDVSGNLQSGPVPASFPPTLKYLDLSSNAFSGTIPASISASAPSLQFLNLSFNRLRGTVPASLGALQNLHYLWLDGNLLEGTIPAALANCSALLHLSLQGNSLRGILPSAVAAIPTLQILSVSRNQLTGAIPAAAFGDQGNSSLRIVQLGGNEFSQVDVPGGLASDLQVVDLGGNKLGGPFPTWLAAAGGLTLLDLSGNAFTSELPPVVGQLTALLELRLGGNAFTGAVPAEIGRCGALQVLDLEDNHFSGDVPSALGGLPRLREIYLGGNTFSGQIPTSLGNLSWLEALSIPSNRLTGGLSGELFQLGNLTFLDLSENNLTGEIPPAIGNLSALQTLNLSRNSLSGHIPSTIGNLQNLRVLDLSGQKNLSGNVPAELFGLPQLQYVSFANNSFSGDVPEGFSSLWSLRHLNLSANSFTGSIPATYGYLPSLQVLSASHNRISGELPAELANCSNLTVLELSGNQMTGSIPSDLSRLGELEELDLSYNQLSGKIPPEISNCSSLALLKLDDNHIGGDIPASLANLSKLQTLDLSSNNLTGSIPASLAQIPGLVSFNVSHNELTGEIPAMLGSRFGSPSVYTSNSDLCGPPLDSECGEYRRRRRRQKVQRLALLIGVIAAAVLLLGLFCCCCVFSLLRWRRRFIESRDGVKKRRRSPGHGSGSSGTSTENGVSQPKLIMFNSRITYADTVEATRQFDEENVLSRGRHGLVFKACYSDGTVLAILRLPSTSADGAVIIEEGSFRKEAESLGKVKHRNLTVLRGYYAGPPPDVRLLVYDYMPNGNLATLLQEASHQDGHILNWPMRHLIALGVSRGLAFLHQSGVVHGDVKPQNILFDADFEPHLSDFGLEPMVVTAGAAAAAAAASTSAATPVGSLGYVAPDAAAAGQATREGDVYSFGIVLLELLTGRRPGMFAGEEEDIVKWVKRQLQRGAVAELLEPGLLELDPESSEWEEFLLGIKVGLLCTASDPLDRPAMGDVVFMLEGCRVGPDIPSSADPTSQPSPA; encoded by the coding sequence atgccgccgtcgcggtcgctgttcctgctgctcatgctcgcgctcgccgcggcgcaggcgcagccgcccgccgcgccgccggtggcgcgGACGGCCGGGGTGCGGGCGGAGATCGACGCGCTCCTCGCGTTCCGCCGCGGGGTGCGCGACCCCTACGGCGCCATGTCCGGGTGGGACGCGGCGTCGCCCTCGGCGCCCTGCTCCTGGCGCGGCGTCgcgtgcgcgcccggcggcgtcggcggccgcgtCGTCGAGCTGCAGCTCCCGCGGCTCCGCCTCTCGGGCCCCATCTCGCCGGAGCTCGGCTCGCTGCCGTACCTCGAGCGGCTCAGCCTCCGCTCCAACGACCTCTCCGGCGCCATCCCGGCGACGCTGGCCCGCGTCACCTCGCTCCGCGCCGTCTTCCTCCAGTCCAACTCGCTCGCAGGCCCCATTCCCCAGTCCTTCCTAGCCAACCTCACCAACCTCGATACCTTCGACGTGTCCGGTAACCTCCAGTCCGGTCCCGTCCCCGCTTCGTTTCCCCCTACCTTGAAGTACCTCGACCTCTCCTCCAATGCCTTCTCCGGCACCATTCCGGCGAGCATTAGCGCCTCGGCGCCGAGCCTCCAGTTCCTGAACCTATCCTTCAACCGGCTCCGGGGCACCGTGCCGGCGTCGCTGGGCGCCTTGCAGAACCTGCATTACCTCTGGCTCGACGGGAACCTCCTCGAGGGGACCATCCCCGCGGCGCTGGCCAACTGCTCGGCGCTGCTCCACCTGAGCCTGCAGGGGAACTCGCTCCGCGGCATCTTGCCGTCCGCGGTCGCCGCGATACCCACGCTGCAGATTCTCTCGGTGTCGCGGAACCAGCTCACCGGCGCCATCCCGGCCGCGGCGTTCGGCGACCAGGGGAACTCGTCGCTGCGCATCGTGCAGCTCGGCGGCAACGAGTTCTCCCAGGTGGACGTGCCGGGAGGGCTCGCCTCGGATCTCCAGGTGGTGGACCTGGGTGGCAACAAGCTGGGTGGTCCGTTCCCGACCTGGCTCGCCGCGGCGGGGGGACTGACGCTGCTCGACCTCTCCGGCAATGCGTTCACCAGCGAGTTGCCGCCGGTGGTCGGGCAGCTCACCGCACTGCTGGAGCTGCGCCTTGGCGGCAATGCTTTCACTGGCGCCGTGCCTGCGGAGATTGGCAGATGCGGCGCACTCCAGGTGCTTGATCTCGAGGACAACCACTTCTCCGGCGATGTGCCATCAGCTCTTGGCGGTCTCCCGAGGCTCAGAGAGATCTATCTCGGTGGGAACACTTTCTCCGGCCAGATTCCGACGAGCTTGGGGAATCTGTCTTGGCTGGAGGCATTGTCCATACCTAGCAACAGACTCACTGGTGGCCTTTCGGGTGAGCTTTTTCAGCTGGGAAACCTGACGTTCCTGGACCTATCTGAGAACAACCTCACCGGAGAGATCCCTCCGGCCATCGGTAATCTGTCTGCTCTTCAGACTTTGAATTTGAGTCGCAATTCCTTATCTGGGCACATTCCGTCAACCATTGGCAACCTGCAGAACCTGCGAGTTCTTGACCTCTCTGGTCAGAAGAACCTCTCTGGCAATGTCCCGGCAGAGCTTTTCGGCTTGCCACAGCTGcaatatgtatcctttgccaACAACTCGTTCTCTGGGGATGTTCCTGAAGGATTCAGCAGTCTTTGGAGCCTGCGGCATCTCAATCTCTCCGCCAATTCTTTCACCGGGTCGATCCCAGCAACATATGGGTACCTGCCATCGCTTCAAGTGCTATCGGCCTCGCACAACCGCATTTCTGGGGAGCTTCCTGCTGAGCTTGCCAATTGTTCCAACCTTACAGTGCTTGAGCTCAGTGGCAACCAGATGACTGGCTCCATTCCGAGTGACCTCTCACGGCTTGGTGAATTGGAGGAACTTGACCTCAGCTACAATCAGCTTTCGGGCAAGATACCACCAGAGATTTCCAACTGTTCATCACTTGCACTTCTCAAGCTTGATGACAATCATATTGGCGGTGACATACCGGCCTCTCTTGCCAACCTCTCGAAGCTGCAGACACTTGACCTGTCATCCAACAATCTTACAGGAAGCATCCCTGCTTCATTGGCTCAGATTCCAGGCCTTGTATCATTCAATGTGTCACACAATGAGCTTACTGGCGAGATACCGGCAATGCTTGGCTCCCGCTTTGGCTCTCCTTCAGTATATACTTCAAACTCGGATTTGTGCGGTCCACCATTGGACAGCGAATGTGGCGAGtaccggcggcgccggaggcgaCAGAAGGTACAGCGCCTGGCTCTGCTAATTGGTGTGATTGCCGCTGCCGTGCTGCTCCTTGGGCTGTTCTGCTGTTGCTGCGTGTTTAGCTTGCTGCGATGGAGGCGCCGGTTCATTGAGAGCCGTGATGGTGTCAAGAAGAGGAGACGCAGCCCTGGACATGGCAGCGGGTCGAGTGGCACAAGCACGGAGAATGGTGTTAGCCAGCCGAAGCTGATCATGTTCAACTCAAGGATCACCTATGCTGACACAGTTGAAGCGACGCGGCAGTTCGACGAGGAGAATGTGCTCAGCCGAGGCCGCCATGGTCTCGTGTTCAAGGCTTGTTACAGTGATGGCACCGTGCTGGCCATTTTGCGGCTTCCATCCACCTCTGCCGATGGTGCTGTGATTATTGAGGAGGGCTCATTCAGAAAAGAGGCTGAGTCTCTCGGCAAGGTGAAGCACAGGAACCTCACTGTGCTCCGTGGCTACTACGCAGGGCCGCCGCCTGATGTTCGCCTGCTGGTCTATGACTACATGCCCAACGGCAACCTTGCCACATTGCTTCAGGAAGCATCCCACCAAGACGGCCACATCCTCAACTGGCCAATGAGGCACCTGATCGCACTCGGTGTCTCCCGCGGCCTCGCGTTCCTGCACCAGTCCGGCGTCGTGCACGGCGACGTCAAGCCACAGAACATCCTCTTCGATGCCGACTTCGAGCCGCACCTGTCTGACTTCGGCCTGGAGCCGATGGTGGTGACCGCGGGTGCCGctgcggcagccgccgccgcatcaACATCAGCTGCGACGCCGGTGGGCTCGCTCGGCTACGTCGCCCCcgacgctgctgctgccgggcaGGCCACGAGGGAAGgcgacgtgtacagcttcggcATCGTGCTGCTGGAGCTCCTCACTGGGCGGCGCCCGGGCATGttcgccggggaggaggaggacatcGTGAAGTGGGTGAAGCGGCAGCTGCAGCGCGGCGCGGTGGCTGAGCTTCTTGAGCCGGGGCTGCTGGAGCTGGACCCGGAGTCCTCCGAATGGGAGGAGTTCCTGCTGGGCATCAAGGTCGGGCTGCTCTGCACCGCGTCCGACCCGCTGGACCGCCCGGCCATGGGCGACGTGGTGTTCATGCTGGAGGGCTGCCGCGTCGGCCCGGACATCCCGTCATCCGCCGACCCCACCTCCCAGCCGTCACCGGCGTAG
- the LOC120682348 gene encoding ubiquitin fusion degradation protein 1 homolog isoform X2 — MFYGGYAYHGNTFEQTYRCYPASFFDKPHLEVGDKVIMPPSALDRLASLHIEYPMLFELHNDAAQRISHSGVLEFVAEEGMIIMPYWMMQNMLLQEGDTVRVKNATLPKGTYVKLQPHTTDFLDISNPKAILEKTLRNFSCLTTGDSIMVAYNNKQYYIDIVETKPASAVSIIETDCEVDFAPPLDYKEPEKPQQPTVPASKATAEGGDTVVEDEPKFKPFTGSRKRLDGKASKLQASEVSSSARPVPSDSNKRSNQQTSAPGTSGASNSTRQKTGKLVFGSSASNNKEPQKAPAKEEEPPKKDEPKFQAFSGKSYSLKR; from the exons ATG TTTTACGGTGGATATGCGTACCATGGCAATACGTTTGAGCAAACGTACCGTTGTTATCCAGCATCCTTCTTTGATAAG CCACACCTGGAAGTTGGTGACAAAG TAATAATGCCACCATCTGCCCTTGATCGCCTGG CTTCCCTCCACATCGAGTACCCAATGCTATTTGAACTGCACAATGATGCAGCTCAACGGATTTCACACTCTGGTGTTTTGGAGTTTGTGGCAGAAGAAGGCATGATCATCATGCCCTACTGG ATGATGCAAAACATGCTTCTTCAAGAGGGTGACACTGTCCGTGTGAAAAACGCCACCCTTCCCAAGGGTACATATGTGAAGTTGCAACCTCACACTACTGATTTTCTGGACATCTCAAATCCAAAAGCTAT CCTGGAGAAAACTCTCAGAAATTTCTCCTGTTTAACTACGGGAGACAGCATCATGGTGGCTTACAATAACAAACAGTATTATATTGATATTGTTGAAACAAAGCCTGCTTCAGCTGTTAGCATCATCGAGACAGACTGTGAAGTGGATTTTGCTCCTCCCCTTGACTACAAAGAACCTGAGAAACCACAGCAGCCTACAGTTCCTGCCAGCAAGGCAACTGCTGAAG GTGGAGATACTGTAGTCGAAGATGAACCAAAATTCAAACCATTTACTGGTTCCAGAAAGCGGTTGGATGGTAAAGCCTCAAAACTACAAGCATCTGAGGTTTCATCCAGTGCACGTCCTGTTCCCTCAGATTCAAACAAAAGATCAAATCAGCAAACATCTGCACCCGGAACTTCTGGAGCTAGCAATTCCACTCGTCAGAAAACAGGAAAGCTTGTTTTTGGTTCAAGTGCAAGCAACAATAAAGAACCACAAAAG GCTCCTGCTAAAGAGGAGGAACCCCCGAAGAAGGACGAGCCCAAGTTTCAAGCTTTTAGTGGGAAGAGCTACTCCTTGAAACGTTAG